Proteins from a genomic interval of Diospyros lotus cultivar Yz01 chromosome 6, ASM1463336v1, whole genome shotgun sequence:
- the LOC127804355 gene encoding uncharacterized protein LOC127804355 has product MIVEAISFVVLYKLIASNGLCFSILGGMRLTSSYYVTKVLVNASITEIEDFRAKYDSSGNPRYKLRIRVVDGTSTAFFLLWDRESVQLIGKTARQLRERLALEYSENEFPDELEDLVGQKALFRIHIKEHNISENDEVFSVTRLTDDQVLIGKYKLDKSTEDSVSENKVSTPVKTSCKSKRKSTDDLDITELDSKGGSSIKLSTIKIRNIVKVEKEDCGC; this is encoded by the exons ATGATTGTGGAAGCTATTAGCTTTGTCGTATTGTACAAGTTGATCGCCTCCAATGGTTTGTGTTTTTCAATTCTAGGTGGTATGAGGTTGACAAGTTCCTACTATGTCACAAAGGTTCTGGTGAATGCAAGTATAACCGAGATTGAGGATTTTCGGGCAAA ATATGATAGCTCGGGTAATCCTAGATATAAGCTACGTATAAGGGTTGTTGATGGGACTAGTACCGCATTCTTTTTGCTATGGGACCGGGAGAGCGTACAACTAATCGGTAAGACTGCAAGGCAATTAAGGGAACGATTGGCTCtg GAATACTCAGAGAACGAGTTTCCTGATGAGCTCGAAGACTTGGTTGGGCAAAAGGCTTTGTTTAGAATACATATAAAGGAGCATAACATAAGTGAAAATGATGAGGTTTTTTCTGTGACGAGGCTTACCGATGACCAAGTCTTGATTGGAAAGTACAAGCTTGATAAGAGCACCGAG GATTCTGTATCTGAAAATAAGGTGAGTACACCAGTAAAAACTTCGTGCAAGTCGAAGCGTAAGTCAACTGATGACTTGGACATCACCGAGCTCGACAGTAAAGGTGGTTCTTCTATAAAGCTTTCTACTATTAAAATTCGCAATATTGTGAAGGTTGAGAAGGAGGATTGTGGATGTTAA
- the LOC127804356 gene encoding uncharacterized protein LOC127804356 has translation MTTDLELSEEELKNYALLEIEKILRSRGKSLHEFKSMSFPYEIDISLSENRLIHDKMRYDRRSLVEDHKLFVSRLTGEQRSVYDTIMSDVQSDQGGVFFFYGCGGTGKTFVWKTLSAGLRSKGEVVLNVASSGIASLLLLGGRTSHLRFAIPLNPTEDSTCNIKHGSPLAELILKTKLIIWDEAPMMHRYCFEALDKTLRDIMRFKNPSSLDQPFGGKTVVFGGDFRQILPIIPKGSRQDIVYATINSSYLWQHCKVLKLTKNMRLQNLIDNDHSVYLKEFSEWISSIDNGILGGRNDGHATVEIPDDILIHGSGNMIESIVETTYPSFSNNVGNTSYLQGRAILTPTLEVVESVNDYMVSISDCEGTTYFNLDTICRLDTNVDLLEDLHSTEFLNSIKCSSVPNHELRLQVGIPIMLLRNIDHTAGLCNGTRLIVTRLGSHMLEATILSGTNARHKVLIPRMSLTPFDTRLPFKFQRR, from the coding sequence ATGACCACAGATTTGGAACTAAGTGAAGAGGAACTGAAAAATTATGCTCTTTTGGAGATTGAAAAGATATTGCGTAGTAGAGGGAAGAGTCTTCATGAATTTAAATCAATGTCATTTCCGTACGAGATCGACATTTCACTTTCAGAAAATAGGCTTATCCACGATAAGATGCGATATGATAGAAGGTCTCTTGTCGAAGATCACAAGTTGTTTGTTTCCAGATTGACAGGTGAGCAAAGAAGCGTTTATGATACGATAATGAGTGATGTTCAATCTGATCAAGGTGGTGTATTCTTTTTCTACGGATGCGGTGGCACGGGGAAAACATTTGTATGGAAAACCCTTTCTGCAGGTTTGCGATCAAAAGGGGAAGTTGTCTTAAATGTGGCATCAAGTGGAATTGCATCTTTGCTCTTGCTCGGTGGTAGAACATCCCATTTAAGATTTGCGATCCCTCTCAATCCGACCGAAGACTCCACGTGCAACATTAAACATGGGAGTCCATTAGCTGAATTGATATTAAAGACAAAGCTTATTATTTGGGATGAAGCTCCTATGATGCATAGATACTGTTTCGAGGCACTTGACAAGACTCTGCGAGATATTATGAGATTCAAAAATCCATCAAGTTTAGACCAACCATTCGGAGGGAAAACTGTGGTGTTTGGTGGGGATTTCAGGCAAATTTTACCAATCATACCGAAAGGTAGTAGGCAAGATATTGTGTATGCAACAATTAATTCATCTTATTTGTGGCAACATTGCAAGGTGTTGAAATTGACAAAGAATATGAGACTCCAAAATCTCATTGATAACGATCATAGTGTTTACTTGAAAGAGTTTTCTGAATGGATATCAAGCATCGATAACGGGATTTTAGGTGGCCGAAATGATGGACATGCAACTGTGGAAATACCggatgatattttgatacatgGGTCCGGTAATATGATTGAATCAATTGTTGAGACCACTTACCCGTCGTTTTCAAACAATGTTGGTAATACGTCCTACTTGCAAGGTAGGGCCATTCTTACACCAACATTGGAGGTCGTTGAATCTGTCAACGATTACATGGTTTCTATTAGTGATTGTGAAGGAACGACATACTTCAATTTAGATACGATTTGTAGGTTAGATACAAATGTTGATTTGTTGGAAGATCTTCATTCCACAGAATTTTTAAACAGTATCAAATGTTCTAGTGTCCCTAACCACGAGTTGAGATTACAGGTTGGTATTCCGATTATGTTGTTGAGGAACATTGATCATACTGCCGGACTTTGCAATGGGACTAGGCTAATTGTTACAAGACTTGGAAGTCACATGTTGGAGGCTACAATATTGTCGGGTACTAATGCAAGGCATAAAGTGTTAATTCCGAGAATGTCGTTGACTCCATTCGATACAAGGTTGCCCTTCAAATTTCAACGAAGATAA